The nucleotide window aataTATGAGGACTactttgcaaaatgccctaattgtgtgtatatggattgttttgaatgaatgtgtgattgaataagttaaatttgaattgatttagatcggGAACTAAAGAATACGGAATTAGATCAGAGAAAgttgaaagtcgtcgagtagccgattcAGTTTAtctgaatccgtacgaggtaagtcgatacaataaacatgtttgaattgaattcttattattcatatgatattgaattttgatgaatgaatgtccgagataaatatatgctatgcaagaaagtattgacaaagtttcgacgtccgaaaagccccgtacgaaccctaggaatagttaggatacatatgtcatgacataggatctgatctgtgatttcgtgtaagtccacgtctaggacgttggcattgacttCTTTTTATGTgtaatgtgacatccctaaattgaccctagtcggaaagtggtttcgggaccactaaaccgagtcataataataattaaccatcataattgatgctcattatatgtatatatgcatgtgtgaaaatttcatgtttggattttgttaattgtaagtgaatttttatcaaataggacttatgtgagaaaatttagaaatgtgctaggcaaatgtaaggtggcctattaatacatgtgggaaagtgttgtccttgcatgtcaaattagccaaaatgaagcatgatggccggccatgctatgggtggaaacatgtctccaacatgttagactagtgatgcatgtaggaaacaataaaataagaaagttagcattaaagaaatggaaaaagaaaatgatgatagcaaaaaaaaaaaaaaaaagtgtggatgcttcccccttgcagtacatgagagaaacaaaacaaagaaagaaagaaaaaaagtgttcattctctcattttctccttgcttggcgaatgtactaagaagaaagggggaagcttgagaaaatcagccatgggagtttgctagactaaggtatgttgatgttatccatgagatttatgcatgttttagttgatagtttgagttccacctaacccacgGTCTAAACCTTTActatgaaatggggatgatattcgccatgggtgttgtcttcttggtatcattgatgtttgatgtttgatgttgtggtggtgaggcatgaagatgagttaaggttcaactaaggtggatttgtggatgttatttgcatgctaaaagtaaagcttgtaatgatgcatggtatggtgttgtatggcatttggccatggtaggaaataaaaggaaactatgttcgttgttcatgtcatttgaatgagaagtgctagtaaggtgaagtacaaatgttagtgtttgatttactagtgtatatatgcatactagcctagttgtgaacttgaatcaaattggtgttaagtcgatacaagcgaccttacttgttgaatgtatcaagtgtggaaatcggccttaacatgaatgtgtatgttcgccacatgaacgaatacatatgttgatgtgtatattcggccttaggtagcctattgagggccttagcttttccttgatgcttgaatgaattgtattgaattgcttgatgtaatataaaatgtgcatgaccaatgtgtatccaagcaaaagggtggccatatgaccatttaaactccttgtcatattcgccataagctagcataatgaggttttaataagttaaatttgtgtgaactagctcaagaactcaaaggatcaaagttggacaagggaaagacaaagtaattgaatagccattgaaagcgtgcgacaacatccgaggtaagtcattaagcatatatttggtattgatttaaatgatcataatatatatgcaattgtgtttaatgaattgatgtgtaaatgaaaatgtatgtgtatggaatgatgccattgttgaatgtataaaggcagcaaaatgcataaggtattggtcacggcactaagtgtgcgggtataaatggacacggtgacaagattggcactaagtgtgcgggtttaaaattgtgcagcactaagtgtgcgagtttgattctatagcactaagtgtgcgagctgaaaatatatagcactaagtgtgcggattcactatatgctcttgtattacaattggcactgagtgtgcgacattatcgagttaatcccggacagcgaatcgggtaagtaccttgagctcatgacgattaggcaatatgttcatgctcggggttgagcttggtaagctttaaatctatgtgatgattgcaattgtgtgattgtggtgaaaatgagttagtgtgtgaaaatgcctcaaatatcttatcgtataaatatgaaatgtggatgtctggcttggtatgagattgaaccgaaaggtccgaggaattatggtatagttccgatatggatgaagtacctagccttgtttcattgtttcactttgtgatgaatttagctaatggataattgtaaagtgcttatgacttactgagttataaactcactcggtgttttcttgtcacccattttaggtctcttggactcgtattgttgcgtgctcggaaccgtcgttgaagtcatcacaccggctgaaatattttggtattgtcttcgttgttgaagaacatttggcatgtataggctattatattttgttgaactgtgggttgtaaactttaagccatgtgaaaatggcctatgtggtcgtcgagtgggatgctagaacctatagccacgagtcttagaaactttaattttgataaggtggccataatttgtgtcatgtttgatggatgattaaggccaaggaaagattcatgaaattggcatagtctactgcagtaactgttgcggacagcagaagtgaggtgagattgaaaaatcactaaaaatagtagaagtagaattaaatagtgaataaattatgcaattgaaccttgatgaatctagtttaatatggatggaacgaaacgaccatatgagcagtatattgagagatattaaagttctcgtgagacagggccagaacggtttctgggtcccctgtcgtgactttgaaaatttactataaattatccagaaagaattagaagtcataccttatatgtgcagattccattttgagtttagtttcattagaaacaaacggcaccagtattaaagccctgtacagagagatattcaagttttaacgcgcgaaggtcagtgtagtcgactcctgtaacattggtgactttaactaataaactgtaccaattggcccaaccaaaaattctagaaataaatccatggatagatatatgagtctaaattcagggaaaatttacggaatcagtttccgagttttgaaactcgagatatgatttttatggcgacagtgatgcagttttccagcctgtctggaaatgccaaattggttggtaccttgagaagatttggcccattaacccctcgtgtccgacaccggcgacggtcacgggttcggggtgttacatgtaagaccatgtctgggacatcgacatcgtatctaattttgtgtaagaccttgtctgggacagtggcatcgatgtttgattacatgtaagaccacgcctgggacgttggcattgtatatgttctctgagctatccgcgtatccttacatttctgaatggttcaacggtcattccgagaaaatgaatgaataagtgaatatatatctgattcaggtacgttcgaattgtgtactatatttggaaataaaaggtaagtatatgtgtaaatgatgatctatgatccaagtatatgaatatgaatatgaagtttgtgttggtatttggctctaaagtataagtaatttgatgatgttgatatgctttaaatgataaatttattcgtatatggtttactaagcttttgaaagcttactttgtgtgtgtttgtattgttttatagatatcgaagctatcgtgagctcggggatcgttgaggatcgtcaccacactatcgaatctcattttggtaccttttgaaaatgtatatagtaaagtatggcatgtataggatagaagtactttggatagaatttgtaatgtttatatttagatATGTGTTATGGCTTGACatggttgtgtttatgttttgattttggtacatgaaatgtgatgcaaaatgatctatttgatgtgttcatgaatggctgtgagaaatggtaagtttggtaagttttggtatgagatttgatcttatgttttggcacaattgagttgagtttataagcatgtaaatggttgataatgttatggcatgaatgtggTATGGTTTGGtttagaaattgaatgaaattattgtgtaaatatgcttggttcggtgtttgtaggttgacccaaattggggtggtaagttggctattcaaatggcctatttttgtccacacaggcagagacacgagtgtgtgtctcagacgtgtatgacacacgactatgttgggtggccgtgtgtcccctagggtaccctacaatttgTAAGTCAGGCTTGAGCATGCCCCATTTCTAAAGCacgtttaaggtctcgatgacctatatcaGGGACATTATATTGATGCTGGTCTCTGATGCTttgatgattgtgaaatgaaagttaaatgttccTATTTgtctggcaacggatacgggttagggatgttacatcatGGATGATCTCGACTGTACCCTCGAGtagaaactaaagggtgcagtgtcactgctgcgagatgaggcttacAAGTGGTGGTTTACggttaaagagggcactcagcccgatcgATTGACCTTGGAATTTTTGAAAACTAACTTTTAGGGAAAGTATGTGggtgctagttatatggatgcctAGAGGAGAGAGTTTTCGAATCTGACTCAAGGGGATAAATCAGTGGTTGAATACAAGGCTGAATTTTTACGATTAAGCCGTTATGCGTGagggatggtggcaactgagtaCGAGTGATGTGTTTGTTTCGAGGATAGCCTCAAGGATAGTTTACGGGTTCTAATtactccacagagggagcgagatttttctGCATTGGTTGATAAGGCAAAGATCATCGACGAAGTGAAGCGCACTGATTGCTAGAACTGTAAGAAAGAGAGAGGTAGGAACAAAAGAGACTCGAAGCCCTCGAGTTCCTTTTTGAGgcttaagaaaaaggccaaagTTGATGGGTCGTTCAGAGTTGGGGACCTTATTACTATAGTTGGACCACAGCCCTGTGCTAATTTTGGGAGACGCAATCAGGAAGAGTGCTGGAAAAGGACTGAGGCTTGTTTGAGGTGTGGATCATTGGAAAATAGTATCAGAGAGTGTCCGCAGAGGCCCCATCAGGTGCAATCTATAGGTTTGGGCACTGTTCAGCCACTGAGGGGTATTTAGTAGCCACctagaggccgtggtcaggccagaggtggtaatggtttgGGACGTGGTCAGAGGGCATCGGGCAAAGGTGCGggtcatactgaggcgaggcagccagctctggtttatgctgcacatcgccgagaggatggagatgctccagatgttatcacgaGTACATTCTTTATCTATGATGTACCTTATAttgcactgatagatataggatctacttACTTCTATATAGCTTGTACTATGTCTGAGACTCTAGGTATCTTGGTTGACAGCACTACAAGTGAGGTTACTGTACTGAGTCTTCTAGAGCAGTTGGTGAGGGTAAGTAAACTATTTAGAGATGttcctttggaggttcaaggggtTATCTTTTTAGCTgatttgatggaacttccttttggagaGTTTGATTTAATATTGGaaatggactggctggttaaacatCGAATGAGCTTGGGTTGTGCTACTAAacggatggtactaagaactacgGAAGATTACGAGGTAATTGTAATTGAGGAGTATCGGAATTACTTGttaaatgtgatttctgcattaagggccgagaaattggttcgtaagggttgtgaggcatatCTAGCCTACATTGGTGTTTCAGATTCTAAGGTTTCTTCTGTTAAGGATATCATTATAGTTAAAGACTTGCCGAATATTTTTCTTGATGAGCTGCTTGGGTTACCTCCaaatcgtgaagttgagtttgggattgagctcctgcctGGTACAACTCCTATAACGCCtcaaatttgggcctaaaagtattggacCTTTAGTATGGgttcgtaaggaggttgtatataagcatttaattgtacaaggaaatgacacaattaaatgtctactttagtggttaatggccttgggaagtgttagagaaatcttgggttcaaacctgggctttagcaaaaattttggtaataattgaataaaaccctgggcgcttggatgaaggccttttaaattattgtggtaaataaatgacacaaggaagtttgtggtctagtggttatggcatcattaaggttgcaagggagcctgggttcaagtcttggctcttgcaatttattttggtttttcttttaaaggaacctggactttggcctatagaccttatatttaattgaggataaaatatgacacagaaagagcctgtggtggagtggcaaggtggcgtattgtgtaactgtgaggtctaaggttcaagtcttgcaatgtgcaatggagtatttattttgctgtttgagctgtttagaaggtggagttggactggaactctgtggttgaggtggtcataagaaaataaggaattttcctaatggttgaaagtaattccacatcgagaagctaatatgggaattggtgagaagctggctttaaatagagcgaaccagataagttggtgaaaaagaaaaagttgattaagacccaatgcaggatgtgccaaggttggtgtTCGTGGACTTCGGCACGTTTTCATAAACATGTGTGTATTCATGCCCTTTTTTGTTAGAAATCAGCAAAGTGTGAAAGCCtccacgagcgttctcgtgtgctggggctattctgggcctcgataggcccatgggcccgcttgtgtaaatctaaatgttaggtgggaagtagttgggcctgatgggccataagaatgtgattgggcctgatgggccatatgaatgtgattgggtcGGATGAGCCATgcgaatgagattgggcctaaaggggccaaatgaataagtgtggatctgttagtgtttattaaaggggttgtggacctagtttttggtaacttCTCAAgcaaacataaataattaattaatcgcgaCCGTGGACaggtcataaggttaaggtgtggcaatgggtatatgcatgtcttggattggatctagggagagcttagtacttaagcggtcttaatgactcacctcctcttctctagaatcctagttggtgcatagtatctgttcactttagccaacgaggacttgttaatgagccaaggtaagtaataaacccataataaagagaaattactgaaataccctcgatttgtgaaattaccgaaacaccctcgatttgtaaaattaccgaaatacccttaatttgtaaaattaccaaaatactcacaattttgaaattactaaaataccctcgatttgtaaaattatcgaaataccctctcGATttgaaaattatcgaaatacccccaaattgtgaaattactaaaacaccctcgatttgtaaaattactgaaaaaccttcgatttgcaaaattactgaaaaaccttcgatttgtaaaattaccaaaatacctttaattatgaaattattgaaatacccttgatttttaaaattatcaaaatacccccaatttgtgaaattactgaaacaccctcgatttgtaaaattatcaaaacaccctcgatttgtaaaattatcaaaacaccctcgatttgtaaaattaccgaaacacccttgatttgtaaaattatcgaaataccctcaatttgtaaaattatcgaaataccctcgatttgtaaaattatcgaaataccctcgatttgtaaaattaccgaaacatccctaatttgtaaaattatcaaaatacccttgtagtgtaaaattatcgaaatacccttctAGTGTAAAATGGCCgacatacccttgtagggtaaaatgactgtttttccgttgagggtaaatgaccgacttagacttcgaatttgactgatttgattatgaatgtatgacttcggtttaattgacttgactgtggttgtatgactgatatgctcttaatatatgtttaaaagactgttactGAGTTTGGCCATTCTACATAcatgtgtgatgattgagcatgacatacacgacatattgcatgggttgggaattatggaacggaggaagtatatgaggatcacatggttgcttgacgactgtggatccaccgattgctattaagcctaatatttgattagtAGCTTGCTGCAATAAAGGTAGTACCGTaactgggctaccattgatgtgtatcggatgggtgggttgatatttatatccccacatgatgtgtaccgggggacggagttggtgtgtagcggttggatttttggggtgggttgcacagcattgcatgtatgatattattgtgatattattgcaatGTGGGCTTCAGCCCAACTAaggctaagatgggctaggcccaattgattctgataTGGGCTGTGATCCAAATGATATCGTAACGGGCTTTGGTCGACgtatgctctgaactggactgtactgttactgtaatgggcttcgGCCCAaactgattctgaattctgtctATTTACTAActattactctagtaaggggattacacaccgagttttcctaaactcacctcgtttattaattgtgcaggtaatccccaacgttaggtggatcggtgttgTAGAGGGACACGGAGACGACCACAtaactgcacatgtttttctatttcgataatttagttaagcactttggtttttgatttgggttgtattaaggcctctttattttcttaaccttttatttgggaaatttatttagtattccTAATATATGTTAGAAGTAGGGCACGGTTTTCTAAAACAATaactggttttcaaaatatctagTTTCCGTaactgtttaaaagtaagctttcgcagcaagtaaggttttaagggaattaacgtttcacaagttttaaaatggctagaggttttgagtagtaagaagggttttcaatgagaacatggttttcaaaaaacacttcaatgtgacatgccagattcagcctaacttttagtgtaacaccccgaatttgggcctagaagtattgggccttgagtgtgggtccgtaaggaggttgtatataggtatttaattgtgcaatgaaatgaaacaattaaatgtttgctttagtggttaatgactttgagaagtgttggagaaatcttggattcaaacttgggctttagcaaaaattttggtattaagtgaaaaaaacctggatgcttggatgagggtttttaaattattgtggtaaataaatgacacaatgaagcttgtagtctagtggttgtggcgtcattaaagtTGTATAGGagcctgagttcaagccttggctcttgcaatttattttgttttttttaaagggaacctggacttttggcctttagaccttataattaattggggataaaatatgacacaaaaagccttgtggtttagtggcaagtagcgtgtggagcatctgaggggaggcatgggttcgaatcccatggcaagcaaggagcatttattttgctaacagggggcggcaagagttggtgttgaatttaaactctaatgttggagggatcccacatcgggaagctaacataagagtggatacaaagctggctttaaatagagggaaccatgaggagagtaaaggcacctttcttggctaatccctttcgctgtatggcgtgctcgtttgggttgggcgtcagctaagagtgctcggagtgcggattaactccagtctcctatcaggtgtgtatttcttactactctagctgtaggatggctacttcgagccgtgatgggtcgaaaggggtcatgtgggcctaatgggcctacaagcccaattggataagttgtttgattgtgtagtaaatattgggctaggctaggtgaatctaatatttgtggctagatttgggctaaaagggccacacgagcgtgtgggcccatttaatgagaatgggctttagagccattagtattgttatccatgtttagaatactttagtttactaaaattaccgaaatacccttagtttgtaaaaatcttgaaatacctcgatttgtaaaattcttgaaataccttcgacttgtaaaattaccaaagtacccacgatttacgtaattatcgttttaccctcgatttacataattaccgcttttacctcgatttacataattatcgttttacctcgacttacgtaattatcgttttaccctcgatttacagaattacagttttaccctcgatttatagaattattattttacccttgatttacagaattactattttattacaaaattactaaaatacccttagtttgtaaaattaccaaaatacccctaatttgtaaaattatcaaaatacccttggtttgtgaaattaccgaaataccctcaatttgtaaaattaccaaaatacccttgatttacaaagttacagaaatacccttgacttt belongs to Gossypium arboreum isolate Shixiya-1 chromosome 7, ASM2569848v2, whole genome shotgun sequence and includes:
- the LOC108462257 gene encoding uncharacterized protein LOC108462257, coding for MSTRAARDQGNAQVESSSSGHVPATDALVPLATEVKSHDRDAGDDALSQNCKKERGRNKRDSKPSSSFLRLKKKAKVDGSFRVGDLITIVGPQPCANFGRRNQEECWKRTEACLRCGSLENSIRECPQRPHQVQSIGLGTVQPLRDIGSTYFYIACTMSETLGILVDSTTSEVTVLSLLEQLVRVSKLFRDVPLEVQGVIFLADLMELPFGEFDLILEMDWLVKHRMSLGCATKRMVLRTTEDYEGCEAYLAYIGVSDSKVSSVKDIIIVKDLPNIFLDELLGLPPNREVEFGIELLPGTTPITPQIWA